One window of Streptomyces sp. FIT100 genomic DNA carries:
- a CDS encoding YihY/virulence factor BrkB family protein produces the protein MDWLTRLPVIGPLVQRLMRTHAWRSYETLERARWTRLAAAITFISFLSFFPLITVAAAIGAALLSQEQLRKLEDKLAEQVPGISDQLNITGLVDNAGTVGIIAGALLLLTGISWIGSMRECLRVVWGLDDQEEGNPIVRKGKDTIVLLGLGAVALASFAASSLGSTAVGWSADRLGIDRGGAGGVLLQTAAIAVAVLADFLMLLYVLTLLPGVKPPRGRLIVAALLGAVGFELLKLLLSGYISGVAAKSMYGAFGVPIALLLWINFTAKLVLYCAAWTATEPGADAEGAASGGAADGPDRAAASAG, from the coding sequence ATGGACTGGCTGACCCGACTCCCCGTCATCGGCCCGCTCGTTCAGCGGTTGATGAGGACCCACGCCTGGCGCTCGTACGAGACGCTCGAACGGGCGCGCTGGACGCGGCTCGCGGCCGCCATCACCTTCATCAGCTTCCTCTCGTTCTTTCCGCTCATCACCGTCGCCGCCGCCATCGGAGCCGCGCTGCTCAGCCAGGAGCAGCTGCGGAAACTGGAGGACAAGCTCGCCGAACAGGTGCCGGGCATCTCCGACCAGCTCAACATCACGGGGCTGGTGGACAACGCCGGCACCGTCGGGATCATCGCCGGTGCGCTACTGCTGCTCACCGGCATCAGCTGGATCGGCTCGATGCGCGAATGCCTGCGCGTGGTCTGGGGCCTCGACGACCAGGAGGAGGGCAACCCGATCGTGCGCAAGGGCAAGGACACGATCGTGCTGCTGGGCCTCGGCGCGGTCGCCCTGGCGTCGTTCGCCGCCTCGTCCCTCGGCTCCACCGCGGTCGGCTGGTCGGCGGACCGGCTCGGCATCGACCGGGGCGGCGCGGGCGGCGTCCTGCTCCAGACCGCCGCCATCGCCGTCGCCGTGCTCGCCGACTTCCTGATGCTGCTGTACGTCCTGACGCTGCTGCCCGGGGTGAAGCCGCCGCGCGGCAGGCTGATCGTGGCCGCGCTGCTCGGCGCGGTCGGCTTCGAGCTGCTGAAGCTGCTGCTCAGCGGCTATATCTCGGGCGTCGCGGCGAAGTCGATGTACGGGGCGTTCGGCGTGCCGATCGCGCTGCTGCTGTGGATCAACTTCACCGCCAAGCTGGTGCTCTACTGCGCCGCCTGGACGGCGACGGAGCCGGGCGCCGACGCGGAGGGGGCGGCTAGCGGAGGGGCAGCCGACGGACCAGATCGGGCAGCGGCCAGCGCCGGTTGA
- a CDS encoding decaprenylphospho-beta-D-erythro-pentofuranosid-2-ulose 2-reductase: MKDAFGTPQSLLVLGGTSEIALATARRLVARRTRTVWLAGRPSAALDEAAASLRGLGADVRTVPFDALDPAAHEVVLGKVFAEGDIDMVLLAFGVLGDQARDEAEPLSAVRIAQTNYTGAVSSGLVCAAALQAQGHGSLVVLSSVAGERARRANFIYGSSKAGLDAFAQGLGDALYGTGVHVMVVRPGFVRTKMTAGLQEAPLATTPEAVAEAIETGLRRRSETVWVPGPLRVVMSGLRHLPRPVFRRLPL, from the coding sequence ATGAAGGACGCCTTCGGCACCCCGCAGTCCCTGCTCGTTCTCGGCGGCACGTCCGAGATCGCCCTGGCCACCGCGCGCCGCCTGGTGGCGCGCCGTACGCGTACGGTGTGGCTGGCCGGCCGCCCGTCGGCCGCCCTGGACGAGGCCGCGGCCTCGCTGCGCGGCCTGGGCGCGGACGTGCGGACCGTTCCCTTCGACGCCCTCGATCCGGCCGCCCACGAGGTCGTGCTCGGCAAGGTCTTCGCGGAGGGCGACATCGACATGGTGCTGCTCGCCTTCGGGGTCCTCGGCGATCAGGCGAGGGACGAGGCCGAGCCGCTCTCGGCGGTGCGCATCGCCCAGACCAACTACACCGGAGCGGTCTCCTCCGGGCTGGTCTGCGCCGCCGCCCTGCAAGCCCAGGGGCACGGCTCGCTCGTCGTGCTGTCGTCGGTGGCCGGCGAGCGGGCGCGCCGGGCCAATTTCATCTACGGGTCGTCGAAGGCGGGTCTTGACGCCTTCGCCCAAGGGCTGGGGGACGCCCTGTACGGCACGGGGGTGCACGTGATGGTGGTCAGGCCCGGCTTCGTCCGCACGAAGATGACGGCGGGTCTGCAGGAGGCGCCGCTGGCCACCACGCCCGAGGCGGTCGCCGAGGCGATCGAGACGGGGCTGCGGCGGCGCTCGGAGACGGTGTGGGTGCCCGGGCCGCTACGGGTGGTGATGTCGGGCCTGCGGCACCTGCCGCGCCCGGTCTTCCGCCGGCTGCCGCTGTAG
- the rocD gene encoding ornithine--oxo-acid transaminase, giving the protein MSATERAIASAEAHSAHNYHPLPVVVASADGSWMTDVEGRRYLDMLAGYSALNFGHGNRRLIDAAKAQLERVTLTSRAFFHDRFAEFCTQLAEMCGMEMVLPMNTGAEAVETAVKTARKWGYKVKGVPPGQAKIVVAANNFHGRTTTIISFSTDPEARADFGPYTPGFEIVPYGDLTALEHAVSANTVAVMLEPIQGEAGVLVPPPGYLAGVRELTRERNVLFIADEIQSGLGRTGRTFACEHEGVVPDMYILGKALGGGVVPVSAVVSSDEVLGVYRPGEHGSTFGGNPLACAVALEVIAMLRSGEFQQRATELGEHLHHELGLLVGGGAVEAVRGRGLWAGVDIAPSHGTGREISEKLMDRGVLVKDTHGSTIRIAPPLVISKEDLDWGLDQLRGVLAGE; this is encoded by the coding sequence GTGTCTGCTACGGAGAGAGCGATCGCCTCCGCGGAGGCGCACAGCGCCCACAACTACCACCCGCTGCCCGTCGTGGTCGCCTCGGCGGACGGCTCCTGGATGACGGACGTCGAGGGGCGCCGCTACCTCGACATGCTCGCCGGGTACTCGGCACTGAACTTCGGCCACGGCAACCGGCGGCTGATCGACGCGGCGAAAGCCCAGCTGGAGCGGGTGACGCTGACGTCCCGGGCGTTCTTCCACGACCGGTTCGCCGAGTTCTGCACCCAGCTGGCGGAGATGTGCGGCATGGAGATGGTGCTGCCCATGAACACCGGGGCGGAGGCGGTGGAGACCGCCGTGAAGACCGCCCGGAAGTGGGGGTACAAGGTCAAGGGCGTCCCGCCGGGCCAGGCGAAGATCGTCGTCGCGGCCAACAACTTCCACGGCCGTACGACGACGATCATCAGCTTCTCCACCGACCCCGAGGCCCGGGCGGACTTCGGCCCCTACACGCCGGGCTTCGAGATCGTCCCGTACGGCGACCTCACGGCCCTGGAGCACGCGGTCAGCGCGAACACGGTGGCGGTGATGCTGGAGCCGATCCAGGGCGAGGCGGGGGTCCTGGTGCCGCCGCCGGGCTATCTCGCCGGGGTGCGGGAGCTGACCCGCGAGCGGAACGTGCTGTTCATCGCCGATGAGATCCAGTCGGGTCTGGGCCGCACCGGCCGCACGTTCGCCTGCGAGCACGAGGGCGTCGTCCCGGACATGTACATCCTGGGCAAGGCGCTGGGCGGCGGGGTCGTGCCCGTCTCGGCCGTCGTCTCCTCCGACGAGGTGCTCGGGGTCTACCGGCCGGGCGAGCACGGATCGACGTTCGGCGGCAATCCGCTGGCCTGCGCGGTGGCGCTGGAGGTCATCGCGATGCTGCGCTCGGGCGAGTTCCAGCAGCGGGCCACCGAGCTGGGCGAGCACCTCCACCACGAGCTCGGCCTGCTGGTGGGCGGGGGCGCCGTGGAGGCGGTGCGCGGACGCGGGCTGTGGGCCGGGGTCGACATCGCCCCGTCGCACGGCACGGGCCGGGAGATCTCCGAGAAGCTGATGGACCGCGGGGTGCTGGTGAAGGACACCCACGGTTCGACGATCCGGATCGCCCCGCCGCTGGTGATCAGCAAGGAGGACCTGGACTGGGGCCTCGACCAGCTGCGAGGGGTACTGGCCGGCGAGTGA
- a CDS encoding decaprenyl-phosphate phosphoribosyltransferase, which produces MAERSTALLEQPEGRPEEAAARIPRGRGPMALAVGLVRTARPRQWIKNVLVVAAPAAAGELASRHTVGQLAVVFILFTAAASAVYLINDALDAEADRAHPVKCRRPVAAGEVPVPVAYAVGALLAAATGTAAAVLCNPLTAALLTAYVVMQLAYCVRLKHVLVVDLAVVTTGFLMRAMIGGVALSIPLSRWFLITTGFGALFMVAAKRYSEAVEMADADGATRALLTSYSTGYLRFVWQLAAGVAVLGYCLWALESGGTANGSLLPWRQLSVIAFILAVLRYAVFADRGAAGAPEEVVLRDRPLAVIGLVWLAMYGMAVVDL; this is translated from the coding sequence GTGGCTGAGCGGAGTACGGCGCTGCTGGAGCAGCCGGAGGGGCGGCCCGAGGAGGCCGCCGCCCGGATCCCCCGCGGGCGGGGGCCGATGGCGCTTGCCGTCGGACTCGTCAGGACGGCCAGACCGAGGCAGTGGATCAAGAACGTGCTGGTCGTGGCGGCCCCGGCGGCCGCCGGCGAGCTGGCCTCGCGGCACACGGTCGGTCAGCTGGCCGTCGTCTTCATCCTGTTCACCGCCGCCGCGTCGGCGGTATACCTGATCAACGACGCGCTCGACGCCGAGGCCGACCGGGCGCACCCGGTGAAGTGCCGGCGCCCGGTGGCCGCCGGGGAGGTGCCCGTACCCGTCGCGTACGCCGTCGGGGCCCTGCTCGCCGCCGCGACCGGCACCGCCGCTGCGGTGCTTTGCAATCCGCTGACCGCCGCGCTGCTGACCGCGTACGTCGTGATGCAGCTCGCCTACTGCGTCCGGCTCAAGCACGTCCTGGTGGTCGACCTGGCGGTCGTCACGACCGGGTTCCTGATGCGCGCCATGATCGGCGGGGTGGCGCTGTCCATCCCGCTCTCGCGCTGGTTCCTCATCACCACCGGTTTCGGCGCGCTCTTCATGGTCGCGGCCAAGCGCTACTCGGAGGCCGTCGAGATGGCCGACGCGGACGGCGCGACCCGCGCGCTGCTCACCTCGTACAGCACCGGATACCTGCGCTTCGTCTGGCAGCTGGCGGCCGGGGTCGCCGTGCTCGGCTACTGCCTGTGGGCGCTGGAGAGCGGCGGCACCGCCAACGGCTCGCTGCTGCCCTGGCGTCAGCTCTCGGTGATCGCGTTCATCCTCGCGGTGCTGCGGTACGCGGTCTTCGCGGACCGGGGCGCGGCCGGCGCCCCGGAGGAGGTCGTGCTGCGCGACCGGCCGCTCGCCGTCATCGGACTCGTCTGGCTCGCCATGTACGGCATGGCCGTCGTGGACCTGTGA
- a CDS encoding FAD-binding protein produces the protein MSAETADAPPLPIPVTGWGRTAPSAARLVRPRTHEEAAAAVRGSGARGSIPRGLGRAYGDAAQNAGGAVLDMTGLDRIRRIDAETGVVVCDAGVSLHRLMEVLLPLGWFVPVTPGTRQVTVGGAIGADIHGKNHHVSGSFSRHVLSLELLTADGEVRTALPGTDLFDATAGGMGLTGVILSAELRMHRVETSLMSVDTERAADLDDLMARLTATDHRYRYSVAWIDLLARGAATGRAVLTRGEHAPLDALPPRAARRPLEFRPRQLPSAPGLAGLVPDGLLGRTSVALFNEFWYRRAPRSRTGELQRLPAFFHPLDGIPHWNRIYGRGGFVQYQFVVGYGQEDALRRIVRRIAHHGFPSFLAVLKRFGDGDPGWLSFPVPGWTLALDIPAGLPGLGALLDALDEDVAGAGGRVYLAKDSRLRPELLAAMYPRLDRFRALRAELDPRGVFVSDLSRRLSL, from the coding sequence ATGTCTGCCGAAACCGCCGACGCACCGCCCCTGCCCATCCCCGTGACCGGCTGGGGCCGCACCGCCCCCTCGGCCGCCCGGCTCGTGCGCCCCCGTACCCACGAGGAGGCGGCGGCGGCCGTCAGGGGCAGCGGAGCGCGCGGCTCCATCCCGCGCGGCCTCGGCCGGGCCTACGGCGACGCCGCGCAGAACGCGGGCGGCGCCGTCCTCGACATGACCGGCCTCGACCGGATCCGCAGGATCGACGCGGAGACGGGCGTCGTGGTCTGCGACGCGGGCGTCAGCCTGCACCGGCTCATGGAAGTGCTCCTTCCGCTCGGCTGGTTCGTACCGGTCACCCCCGGAACCCGGCAGGTGACCGTCGGCGGCGCGATCGGCGCCGACATCCACGGCAAGAACCACCATGTCTCCGGCTCCTTCTCCCGCCATGTGCTGTCCCTGGAGCTGCTCACCGCGGACGGCGAGGTCCGGACCGCCCTGCCCGGCACGGACCTGTTCGACGCCACGGCCGGCGGGATGGGCCTGACCGGAGTGATCCTCTCCGCCGAGCTCCGGATGCACCGCGTCGAGACCTCGCTGATGTCCGTCGACACCGAACGCGCCGCCGACCTCGACGACTTGATGGCCCGGCTCACCGCGACCGACCACCGCTACCGCTACTCGGTCGCCTGGATCGACCTGCTCGCGCGCGGCGCCGCGACCGGGCGCGCGGTCCTCACCCGGGGCGAGCACGCGCCCCTCGACGCGCTCCCGCCGCGCGCCGCGCGCCGCCCGCTGGAGTTCCGCCCCCGTCAGCTGCCCTCCGCCCCCGGCCTCGCCGGCCTCGTACCGGACGGGCTGCTCGGCCGGACCTCCGTCGCGCTCTTCAACGAGTTCTGGTACCGCAGGGCCCCGCGCTCGCGCACCGGCGAACTCCAGAGACTCCCCGCCTTCTTCCACCCCCTCGACGGGATCCCCCACTGGAATCGGATCTACGGGCGCGGCGGCTTCGTGCAGTACCAGTTCGTGGTCGGGTACGGGCAGGAGGACGCGCTGCGCCGGATCGTGCGCCGCATCGCCCACCACGGCTTCCCGTCCTTCCTTGCCGTACTGAAACGGTTCGGCGACGGGGACCCCGGCTGGCTGTCGTTCCCCGTGCCCGGCTGGACGCTCGCCCTCGACATCCCGGCCGGTCTGCCCGGGCTCGGCGCTCTCCTGGACGCGCTCGACGAGGACGTGGCAGGGGCCGGCGGGCGGGTCTACCTCGCCAAGGACTCACGGCTGCGGCCGGAGCTGCTGGCCGCGATGTACCCCCGGCTGGACCGTTTCCGGGCGCTGCGTGCCGAGCTCGATCCGCGCGGGGTGTTCGTGTCGGACCTCTCCCGCCGGCTGTCTCTCTGA
- a CDS encoding 2'-5' RNA ligase family protein translates to MGTVTLGVSIAVPEPYGSLLQERRAGFGDPAAHCIPTHVTLLPPTEADDSVLPSVEAHLTRVAATGRPFPMRLRGTGTFRPLSPVVFVKVVEGVSACTRLQQRVRDASGPLVRELQFPYHPHVTVAHGIADEAMDRAYEELSGFEAEWTCTSFALYEQGADGVWRKLREYAFGAGPKLPGVPNVPAQGTAVDAPATTC, encoded by the coding sequence GTGGGGACCGTAACGCTCGGCGTTTCGATCGCGGTCCCGGAGCCCTACGGCAGCCTGCTCCAGGAGCGGCGCGCGGGCTTCGGGGATCCCGCCGCGCACTGCATCCCCACGCACGTCACCCTCCTCCCGCCGACCGAGGCCGACGACTCCGTGCTGCCGTCCGTGGAGGCCCACCTGACACGGGTCGCCGCGACGGGAAGGCCGTTCCCGATGCGGCTCCGCGGCACCGGGACCTTCCGGCCCCTCTCGCCGGTCGTCTTCGTCAAGGTCGTCGAGGGCGTATCGGCCTGCACCCGGCTCCAGCAGCGGGTCAGGGACGCGTCGGGGCCGCTCGTGCGGGAGCTCCAGTTCCCGTACCACCCGCATGTGACCGTCGCGCACGGGATCGCCGATGAGGCGATGGACCGGGCGTACGAGGAGCTGTCCGGGTTCGAGGCGGAGTGGACGTGCACATCGTTCGCGCTGTACGAGCAGGGCGCGGACGGGGTGTGGCGCAAGCTCCGGGAGTACGCGTTCGGCGCCGGCCCGAAGCTGCCCGGTGTCCCCAATGTGCCCGCGCAGGGCACGGCGGTCGACGCGCCGGCCACCACCTGCTAG
- the trpS gene encoding tryptophan--tRNA ligase, whose translation MASDSPRVLSGIQPTSGSFHLGNYLGAVRQWVALQETHDAFYMVVDLHAITVPQDPAELRANTRLAAAQLLAAGLDPERCTLFVQSHVPEHAQLGWVMNCLTGFGEASRMTQFKDKSAKQGADRATVGLFTYPILQVADILLYQANEVPVGEDQRQHIELTRDLAERFNGRFGQTFTVPSPYILKETAKIYDLQDPSSKMSKSTANPKGLVNLLDEPKATAKKIRSAVTDTDTVIRFDTENKPGVSNLLTIMSTLTGTGIAELEQNYEGKGYGALKTDLAEVVVEFVTPFRARTQGYLDDPETLDSILAKGAEKARAVAAETLAQTYERVGFLPAKH comes from the coding sequence ATGGCCTCTGACAGTCCTCGCGTGCTCTCCGGAATCCAGCCCACCTCCGGCTCGTTCCACCTCGGCAACTACCTCGGCGCGGTCCGCCAGTGGGTCGCCCTGCAGGAGACCCACGACGCCTTCTACATGGTCGTCGACCTGCATGCGATCACGGTCCCGCAGGACCCCGCCGAGCTGCGTGCCAACACCCGCCTCGCCGCCGCCCAGCTGCTGGCCGCGGGCCTCGACCCCGAGCGCTGCACGCTCTTCGTCCAGAGCCATGTCCCCGAGCACGCCCAGCTGGGCTGGGTCATGAACTGCCTCACCGGCTTCGGCGAGGCGTCCCGGATGACCCAGTTCAAGGACAAGTCGGCCAAGCAGGGCGCCGACCGGGCCACCGTCGGCCTCTTCACGTACCCGATCCTGCAGGTCGCCGACATCCTCCTCTACCAGGCCAACGAGGTCCCGGTCGGTGAGGACCAGCGCCAGCACATCGAGCTCACCCGCGACCTGGCCGAGCGGTTCAACGGCCGGTTCGGACAGACGTTCACCGTCCCGAGCCCGTACATCCTCAAGGAAACGGCGAAGATCTACGACCTCCAGGACCCGTCGAGCAAGATGAGCAAGTCCACGGCGAACCCGAAGGGCCTTGTCAACCTGCTCGACGAGCCGAAGGCGACGGCGAAGAAGATCAGGAGCGCGGTCACGGACACGGACACCGTGATCCGCTTCGACACCGAGAACAAGCCGGGCGTCAGCAACCTGCTGACCATCATGTCCACCCTCACCGGTACGGGTATCGCCGAACTTGAGCAGAACTACGAGGGCAAGGGCTACGGTGCGCTGAAGACCGACCTCGCCGAGGTCGTGGTGGAGTTCGTCACTCCGTTCCGGGCCCGCACCCAGGGGTACCTGGACGACCCGGAGACGCTGGACTCCATCCTGGCCAAGGGCGCGGAGAAGGCCCGCGCGGTCGCCGCCGAGACCCTCGCCCAGACCTACGAGCGGGTGGGCTTCCTGCCCGCCAAGCACTGA
- a CDS encoding phosphatase PAP2 family protein translates to MRNVDTAGRSARLGWARADHRLLVALRECGREPRVAAAARALSYCGEHGAVWIAAGLAGAAADREQRAGWLRGTALIGAAHLASMGIKRVVRRPRPQLSVRGLEPLVRTAGRHSFPSSHATAAGAAAVAFGTLWPAGRHLVPPLAAAMCVSRLVAGVHYPSDVAAGALLGALTARLGTGRLVRRATGGRRG, encoded by the coding sequence ATGCGAAACGTCGACACGGCGGGCCGGTCGGCCCGGTTGGGCTGGGCGCGCGCCGATCACCGGCTGCTGGTGGCGCTGCGCGAGTGCGGTAGGGAGCCGCGCGTCGCCGCGGCGGCCCGGGCGCTCTCGTACTGCGGCGAGCACGGCGCGGTGTGGATCGCGGCGGGTCTCGCGGGGGCGGCGGCCGACCGCGAGCAGCGCGCCGGCTGGCTGCGTGGCACCGCGCTGATCGGGGCGGCGCATCTGGCCAGCATGGGGATCAAGCGGGTGGTGCGCCGCCCGCGCCCGCAGCTGTCGGTGCGGGGCCTGGAACCACTGGTCCGCACGGCGGGCCGGCACTCCTTCCCGAGCTCGCACGCGACCGCCGCGGGCGCCGCGGCGGTCGCCTTCGGCACCCTGTGGCCGGCCGGCCGGCACCTGGTCCCGCCGCTGGCCGCCGCAATGTGCGTGTCCCGTCTCGTGGCCGGCGTCCACTACCCCAGCGATGTGGCCGCGGGCGCCCTCCTCGGCGCCCTGACGGCCCGTCTGGGCACCGGCCGGCTCGTCCGACGCGCCACCGGAGGCCGTCGTGGCTGA
- the glyA gene encoding serine hydroxymethyltransferase: MTLPTASNHPALTAADPELAALVGAEERLQADTLRLIPSENYVSQAVLEASGTVLQNKYSEGYPGRRYYEGQQNIDQVELLAIARAKALFGVEHANVQPYSGSPANLAVYLAFAEPGDTVMGMALPMGGHLTHGWGVSATGKWFRGVQYGVRKGPISEGGGLVDFDEVRELALKERPKVIFCGGTALPRTIDFAAFGEIAREAGAVLVADVAHIAGLIAGGAHPSPVPHADVISTTTHKTLRGPRGAMLMSREEHAKAIDKAVFPGLQGGPHNQTTAAIAVALHEAAQPSFRDYAHAVVANAKALAEELLARGFDLVSGGTDNHLILMDLTPKDVPGKIAAKALDRAGIVVNYNTVPYDPRKPFDPSGIRIGTPSLTSRGLGVQDMAAVADWIDRGVTAARSGDEDALAVIRSEVAALMSAFPAPGLPA; this comes from the coding sequence ATGACTCTTCCCACCGCTTCCAACCACCCCGCGCTCACCGCCGCCGACCCCGAGCTGGCCGCGCTCGTCGGAGCCGAGGAGCGGCTCCAGGCCGACACGCTGCGGCTCATCCCCAGCGAGAACTACGTCTCGCAGGCCGTGCTCGAAGCCTCCGGCACGGTCCTGCAGAACAAGTACAGCGAGGGCTACCCCGGCCGCCGCTACTACGAGGGCCAGCAGAACATCGACCAGGTCGAGCTGCTCGCCATCGCCCGCGCGAAGGCCCTCTTCGGCGTCGAGCACGCCAACGTCCAGCCCTATTCCGGCTCCCCGGCCAACCTCGCCGTCTATCTCGCCTTCGCCGAGCCCGGCGACACCGTGATGGGCATGGCCCTCCCCATGGGCGGCCATCTCACCCACGGCTGGGGCGTCTCCGCGACCGGCAAGTGGTTCCGCGGCGTCCAGTACGGCGTGCGCAAGGGCCCGATCTCCGAGGGGGGCGGCCTCGTCGACTTCGACGAGGTGCGCGAACTCGCCCTCAAGGAGCGCCCGAAGGTCATCTTCTGCGGTGGCACGGCCCTGCCCCGCACCATCGACTTCGCCGCCTTCGGGGAGATCGCCCGCGAGGCCGGTGCCGTGCTGGTCGCCGATGTCGCGCACATCGCCGGCCTCATCGCCGGCGGCGCCCACCCCTCGCCGGTGCCGCACGCGGACGTCATCTCCACGACCACCCACAAGACGCTGCGCGGGCCGCGCGGGGCGATGCTGATGTCCCGCGAGGAGCACGCGAAGGCCATCGACAAGGCCGTCTTCCCCGGCCTCCAGGGCGGCCCGCACAACCAGACGACCGCGGCCATCGCGGTCGCCCTGCACGAGGCGGCCCAGCCCTCCTTCCGCGACTACGCGCACGCGGTCGTGGCCAACGCCAAGGCCCTCGCCGAGGAGTTGCTCGCGCGCGGCTTCGACCTGGTCTCCGGCGGCACCGACAACCATCTGATCCTGATGGACCTCACGCCCAAGGACGTCCCCGGCAAGATCGCGGCGAAGGCGCTGGACCGTGCCGGGATCGTCGTCAACTACAACACCGTGCCCTACGACCCGCGGAAGCCCTTCGACCCCTCCGGCATCCGCATCGGCACCCCCTCCCTCACCTCGCGCGGACTGGGCGTACAGGACATGGCCGCCGTCGCCGACTGGATCGACCGGGGCGTCACCGCCGCCCGCTCGGGTGACGAGGACGCCCTGGCCGTGATCCGCTCCGAGGTCGCGGCCCTGATGTCCGCCTTCCCCGCCCCGGGCCTCCCGGCCTGA